The Atribacteraceae bacterium genomic interval TCGGTGGTTTTTCCCAAGCTGGCGGTTATCTTGAATAAAACTCGACTATGAGCTTCTCCTGAACATCGTACTCGATATCGCTTCGTTTCGGTTCACTCACGAGAGACGCCTGACGGGTTTCCGTATTGTATTCGATCCATCCCGGTATATTCGCCGGACCTTTTTCTTCAGTAATTTCCTTGATTTTCAGGTTGCTCTTCCCCTTGTCCGAAAGAGTAATCGCATCACCCTTCTGAACGAGTAAGGAGGGAATGCTCGCCTTTTTTCCATTGATCAGATAATGCCCGTGACGGACCATTTGCCGGGCATCAGAGCGGGAATCGGCTAATCCAAGCCGGAATACAACATTGTCCAATCTTTTTTCCAGAAGAACCAGTAAAGTCTCCCCAGGCAAGCCGGGAAGTTTTATCGCCCTCGCGAAGTAGTTGTTGAACTGCCGCTCGGTGATTCCATAGATGAAACGGACTTTTTGTTTTTCCCGTAATTGAGTCCCATAGCTGGAAACCCTTCTTCGGCCTCCCCGTTGCGGCCCCGGGGGGAAAGGCCTTTTTTCAAAAGCGCATTTGTTGGATAGACATCTGGGACCTTTCAGTAAAAGTTTCAAACCCTGCCGGCGGCACAGCCGGCATTTCGATCCGGTATATCGCGACATATTGGTCCTCCCTAAGAACTATTTACAGAATCAAGATTCAAGAATATTTACCACGATGAAGTTAACGCAACTTTCTACCTGCCTAAGTTTGCGCTACACCCGCCGTTGTTTCGGTGGACGGCA includes:
- the rpsD gene encoding 30S ribosomal protein S4, yielding MSRYTGSKCRLCRRQGLKLLLKGPRCLSNKCAFEKRPFPPGPQRGGRRRVSSYGTQLREKQKVRFIYGITERQFNNYFARAIKLPGLPGETLLVLLEKRLDNVVFRLGLADSRSDARQMVRHGHYLINGKKASIPSLLVQKGDAITLSDKGKSNLKIKEITEEKGPANIPGWIEYNTETRQASLVSEPKRSDIEYDVQEKLIVEFYSR